From Vibrio splendidus, a single genomic window includes:
- a CDS encoding penicillin-binding protein activator yields the protein MATMNHKRLSVPRLLTPIALAITLAACSSGPQAPTRVDITLDPAQSTESYMMQADSSKGSLQNDWLIMALKASVQAGKTDQATLLIKRLAKQELSEIQQAEWQLARAQLLVNNSQPQQAYSQLNFQPWWKLPNEQWKDYHELRANISEMQSEYFEASRELVLYSEYVDADDESHQVTADRIWQNLNSYSQYEILELKTSPTEDVLAGWLQLAIYMKTLNSNLPDLQKTLSDWLAENPRHPAATYTPQAITDILALEISKPTSTALLLPLTGKYGKQAQLVRDGFIFAMMNDKEREENATLTVMDTNVQSAAEIKATLEENKVDFIVGPLIKSNITKLQQAQKNHENSIPALALNIPTQLEPDTNICYLALSPEQEVAQAAKHLFAQGYKYPLILAPKGRLGDRVKQAFEKEWKKYSNNEVAITLFSDKRQLQRNVNQVFGLQESQQRIAQMDGLLNLDLETEPRSRRDIDSVYIVAKNSELTLIKPFIEVAINPDADQPALFSNSRSNSGDKQYEDLTGVFYSDIPLLVESKNELNKELNDLWPAHSNGQKRLQALGMDAYYLMDALPQMKAVQGYSIPGETGVLTIDNNCVVQREISWAEHGAF from the coding sequence ATGGCAACGATGAACCATAAGAGACTCAGTGTACCACGCTTACTAACTCCAATTGCATTAGCAATTACATTGGCGGCTTGTTCTTCAGGTCCTCAAGCACCAACGCGTGTTGATATTACACTAGATCCAGCGCAATCAACTGAAAGTTACATGATGCAGGCGGATAGTAGCAAAGGAAGTCTACAAAACGACTGGTTAATCATGGCACTTAAGGCTTCTGTGCAAGCTGGAAAAACCGATCAAGCGACTCTGCTTATCAAGCGCTTAGCCAAACAAGAGCTGAGTGAAATTCAACAAGCAGAATGGCAATTAGCTCGCGCTCAGCTGCTGGTGAATAACTCGCAACCACAGCAAGCGTACAGCCAGCTGAACTTTCAGCCTTGGTGGAAGCTTCCGAACGAACAGTGGAAAGATTATCACGAGCTACGCGCTAACATTTCTGAAATGCAAAGCGAGTATTTCGAAGCAAGCCGTGAGTTAGTCCTTTATTCAGAGTACGTAGACGCTGATGACGAAAGCCATCAGGTAACTGCCGACCGTATTTGGCAGAACCTGAATAGCTACTCTCAATATGAGATTCTAGAGCTTAAGACTTCTCCGACAGAAGACGTTCTAGCAGGTTGGTTACAGCTGGCTATTTATATGAAGACGCTGAACTCTAACCTTCCAGACCTACAGAAGACCCTATCTGATTGGCTGGCTGAGAACCCTCGTCACCCTGCAGCAACCTACACACCTCAGGCGATCACTGACATATTGGCGCTAGAGATCAGCAAACCAACCAGCACTGCGCTATTACTGCCGCTCACGGGTAAGTACGGCAAGCAAGCACAGCTTGTGCGTGATGGTTTCATCTTTGCGATGATGAATGACAAAGAGCGCGAAGAAAACGCAACGCTAACGGTTATGGACACCAACGTACAAAGTGCTGCTGAAATTAAAGCGACACTGGAAGAGAACAAGGTAGATTTCATCGTTGGCCCGCTGATTAAGAGCAATATTACCAAGCTTCAGCAAGCGCAGAAAAACCACGAAAATTCGATTCCAGCTTTAGCTCTAAATATTCCGACGCAGCTAGAACCTGATACCAATATTTGCTATCTAGCTCTATCGCCAGAGCAAGAAGTCGCTCAGGCAGCGAAACACCTTTTTGCTCAAGGCTACAAGTACCCGCTTATTCTTGCGCCAAAAGGGCGTTTAGGTGACCGCGTTAAGCAAGCGTTTGAGAAAGAGTGGAAAAAATACAGCAACAACGAAGTCGCGATTACCTTATTCTCTGACAAGCGCCAACTTCAGCGTAATGTGAATCAGGTATTCGGCTTACAAGAGAGCCAACAACGTATCGCTCAAATGGATGGGCTACTTAACCTAGACCTAGAAACAGAACCACGCAGCCGTCGTGATATCGACTCTGTTTACATTGTGGCGAAGAACTCAGAGCTTACGTTGATTAAACCTTTCATTGAAGTCGCGATTAACCCAGATGCTGACCAACCAGCCTTGTTCTCAAACTCACGCAGCAACAGCGGTGACAAGCAGTACGAAGATCTAACGGGTGTGTTCTACAGCGACATCCCACTATTGGTTGAGAGCAAGAACGAGCTTAACAAAGAGCTAAACGACCTATGGCCTGCACATTCAAACGGCCAAAAACGTCTGCAAGCACTGGGGATGGATGCCTACTACCTAATGGATGCATTGCCACAGATGAAAGCCGTACAGGGTTACAGCATTCCAGGTGAAACCGGCGTGTTAACCATCGACAACAACTGTGTTGTTCAACGTGAAATCAGCTGGGCAGAGCATGGGGCTTTTTAG